A genomic window from Anolis carolinensis isolate JA03-04 unplaced genomic scaffold, rAnoCar3.1.pri scaffold_13, whole genome shotgun sequence includes:
- the msrb1 gene encoding methionine-R-sulfoxide reductase B1: MSFCAFSGGEIYQGHFEAGMYVCSKCGFELFSSKSKYAHSSPWPAFTETIHDDSITKYLERPNAFKVLCGKCGNGLGHEFINDGPKKGQSRFUIFSSSLKFVPKDKVEKSLRK, from the exons ATGTCCTTCTGCGCCTTCTCCGGGGGAGAGATCTATCAGGGCCACTTCGAGGCCG GAATGTACGTTTGCTCCAAATGTGGCTTTGAGCTCTTCTCCAGCAAATCCAAATATGCCCACTCTTCTCCTTGGCCGGCGTTCACCGAAACCATCCACGACGACAGCATCACCAAGTACTTAGAACGCCCCAATGCCTTCaaa GTCCTGTGTGGCAAGTGCGGCAATGGTTTGGGCCATGAGTTTATCAACGACGGACCCAAGAAGGGCCAGTCCCGCTTCTGAATATTCAGCAGCTCTCTCAAATTTGTCCCTAAAG ACAAGGTTGAGAAGAGCTTGAGGAAGTAA